The window GAACACGCACACAAAAATCCACAAATCTAAATTTGGCAACAGAACGTTTTGAACAAGcatttgttataaatattattttcttctctcatTGAGCTCTTTAATGCAATCTACAAACTAGCTCCAGATATGGAAATTACTCCCCTACACAAAACAGTATAAGCACCAGTCTTTTGTGTATGGGGTGGTGGGGTATTGATGGGTATAACAAGCCATCAAAATATCCTATAAAAGTACTAATGCAGTATCAAAAgaacattagaaaaaaaataaaaacaacagaaaaagtgTTTGTGTAGAATTTTGTAGGACTTTAATGCAgactttttcaggtttcagaAAATAGTCCATATTCACTTTAATCAACTGGATTATGTTCtcaaagtaaaatatttcatacATCCTAAATTAATTTCTAAATCAGAAATCACAACAGTCTAACATGCAGACATTAAACATTTGCTCTACTTACTGAAATGAGACGGTACACTTGATCCCCCATTGGTAGAAAAGAATTTATTTCCCCGTTTCACAGAATTAAAACAAAGTTGATGAGAGATAAACGAGTTTGCACCACAGTgtggaagagggaaaaaaaaaaaaacactacattgtttagcagatctttttttttttcttttccttttttaagtaCACAGTACAGGCTCAAATGCATTCCCCTCCTTCCATCTTAATTGCTTGTTGGaatttgttgatttaaaaaaaaatatatgctcaTCATAACTGGTtgataaacaacaaacaaaattctttaaacaaaaagaaaataaaaaaaacttttaaagtcCAAATAAACCTTTGTGcttataaaacacaaaatataactaaaaaaaaaactatgtaaaaaacaaacaaacaaaaaaaaaacccttgacAAATTAATATTGCAGGAAATAAGTTTGccgtgcatttttaaaaaaataaaatgtatttctggTAACAGGGAGTGAACAGCAGTGTGTTTAATTACACAATCGATTTGGCTGGCCTGCACACGTTAGGATGATTAACATCATTTCAACATTACTTGTTAACTTGAGTTCAGTTTATAGGTAGAAAACAACCTGCACAACATCCCATATTAGTTGATGTAATTCCCCGGAATGCCTATCGACCAACACTTGCTTTATCGTTTAATTATTTCTCGAGTCCTGAGGAAGGAGCAGTTTGCAAAAGAGTAGATAGTGGAAATTAGATTGTCAATGCTATTATTGAAGAAGCTAATTGATTTTAAAAGGTACTTCAAATCACCTATTACTGGCTCAGTGGTGTTCATAGGATCTCATTACAGGAAGTAAAATCCAggagaaaaacattaaacaagcaCCACACTGAGTCTTCAATTCATGCATTTTACACTTGTATTTTACATCACGGTTGAATAAGACAACGCAAACCTGGAGGACCTTGAAGACACGTAAGCGTCTGCAGAATAGCAGAGGCATGGCTATTGCTTTTTATGGCTATATTAACAGCCTCTGCTTTTGTACGTTTTTGGTATTAAAGCCAAATATGTTTGATTGTGCAGAGATAAATCAGATGTGTGTATCTTATAAGGCCTCGGTCAAATTAGCTTAGTACAGCAAACATACGGTGAAAAAACTGCAAGTGTTGACCCTGGGCGTTGTCTGGGAAACAGTGCAATTCTTTATATGCATCTCGTgttattgtggaaaaaaaaaagaagctaaatTTAGGGTATAGTGCCTACCCACAGCTATACAAACAAAACTTTCCTTCATTAAGTCAAGTCACTCATATGCTTTTACATTAAACTACAAGCCGAGTCACAGTGCACAGGGTAAAACAAACAGATTAGTCATTTAAGCTCGGAAGAAGTTTTGCCATTTAATTTATACTACACATTTATCACCCTCGTCACTGACATGCCTACACATGGCTGAACCAAAATTTTTAAAACCTGTCCATTTTGGGTGCATAAAAGCTGTCAAATACAGAAGACTACCAGTTAAATGGTTCACGTGCTTGTGGACAAACACCGGGTGCAGTCATCTCGTGTTTATTACACTGTGAAATCGTATGACTTGGACCTCAACCTTAGCCAAATTTGAGATTAATGCAGTCTGTTGGATTGCTGCGTGAACTTCCTTATAAGAGAAAGTGCACTAAACTCACCCCTTAATGGGTTCTGAGACCATAACATTTAATTCATAACATATGCTTTCAAAAGCATTAGCAGCACATTCTCTTAGTTTACATGAAGGTCAGGGCTGCAGTATGGTTTCTTAGTGAAGTATATCTAGGAGTGAAACGCAGCTCACAAGCTACTGCTGAAAAAGGAAATGGAACATCGATCCACACTGACCTAACAGAAAATTCACAATAAAGCTACATCTGCTAACACTGTACAGTAAAAAGCtctgaattaaaaagaaatcataaaagaaatcataaaaaaaagaaaaaaaatctgcacattGCACTAAATTCTCCAAGGGTCCAGAGTCATGCAAACCTTTATCATTCCCTTATCTAAGCAAGCATAAGGAaagaacaaaaactacaaaaggaaaaaaaaaaaaaaaaaaaaaaaaagtgagcactAGAGTTACAGTTCCTGAAGGTTGTTCTGGTTACAGCAGAATCAGGGTCAACACGAAACACTCTGACGAGGAGAATAATGAACCTTCAGTGCCAGCTGCAAAGTGGTTACAAAGACAACAGCCTTGAAAGCGAGACAATATGCACTGTACTTACTGGTAATGATCACATATTTTAAAAGGTGCTAGTACTTATCTCCCTATTGTTATAAATATCTCGTGCCTTACCTCTAGCCAACAATCCCTGTGGTTAAAAGTCATTTTAGTATTGATGTGGTCAACCAATATCTTTTAagatattgtcttttttttgtatgtatgcaTTATTGAAATACCACCCGGGCAACAGGTCGCCTTAAGCTTGTCTAACGAGTGTGCCGGTCTACTGAATGCGCTTGTGTGCTATAGGCGTCTAGCTGAGGTGCCAGGGCTTAGACTAGACTGTACTATTGGTGGGTGCATTGGTGCCACCCAGCCTCCCCCCTCCCGATATCGCTCTCCTGCAGAAGAAGAGAGCAGTGGAGTTATCAGGTGGCAAGCCCTGCCTACGagttccctccctccctctatcCCAGCCTAGATCCCTTTTTGcttccatttttatttaaaattcctaCTCAGAGCGCGGGATGCTAAACCGCAGCGTTTGATGCAGAGGTTGGCTCCCCCTAACCCCCTCCCACCCTTCCCACCCTCcctcacacagacacagggTGCAGGGATGATCGTCGTGCCAGCCTCCCCCCTCCAGCAGCAGGGcaatacacacacatggatgAGTTCCCCTAGTGACCCTCCCGGAGATTCAACCTGGAGAAAAAGAtggaaattaaacaattaaatgttATGTCAATAACAAGTTACTATCATGCATTATTGGCTCTGAAAAAAAATCCCCATAAGTAAtgcttattaaaaatatttgtccaGAAAGATCTATTAGACACTGAGGGGAaggaaaaaagttaattaaattaattaaaataaaaatcaagttaCTCATGCTTTTATGTGGCAGTACACGTATTGCCACACTGAAATTCagtcaataaaaaatatatatttcttaacttaaatatgtttgcatttaaggcaTAAaacagttcctctataatcctacagttaaactattcacacacttgTTGGCAACACAGTTTAAACAATAATTGGATTCAATCAGTCGAAAGTGCTCACTCAGGAATAACTTCTGAGGCATTTCATGTATCTGAATGCCTTCTTTGCTTCCaatttccaaaacaaaatccAGTTCACACTCATCATTAAATACTGAACTCTGGATGCAAGcgacatcaaaaaaaaaaaaaaaaaaaaaaaaagaatggctgAAAATGAGTTACACAAGTAAATACAGCTATATTTCATAACATCTGAATAAAACACGAACATGGAGATATCCGATATACCTAACAGGCGTGTCCTGTGTCAGTGAGGAGGGACGTCTAAACGCCGTAGCAGGCCGACAGCCGCTCCTTCAGCTGTGGAGGGAACTGCTCGCAGAACTGCTGCCAGTTCTCTTCTCCCACCTGGTCCTTGAACCCATGCAAGATCTGCAACAGATCACATTAACATGCATTCACACCTTAGTGAGCCATAATGGGGAAAAACTTAtgatgtatataattttatactCATTTTTTATGCTTACCTTGTAAAACATGTCTCTGAGGTCTTCTTTTGGGTTCACCCAGGATGCCACAGcatcacagaaaaaaatgaagtcctgtatgaaacacacacactgggggttaactttcagaataaaaagaCTTTTATTCATTTGCAATAACACATAGCCAGACATCCGAATCCTTACTGCTAATTACAGAGCAATGGCACACGGAAGGAGCAAACATTACAGTAGTAGCAAGTCTACCCTTATGAGGCATTTGGAGCATTTAGAATTCAAGAATTGAGGACAGATACAACATAATTAAGGGCAGCAACATTAGCAGACAATCCTTGTAtcatttttgggaaaaaaaataacaagaaatggaaatgttaagGCCCTATAACCACCTCCAAGTCTAAACATTTCATCATGTCAAATCTTTGTAGAAGCGGTAATTATTTTATCATGACCTATGTAGAATGGTAAAATCAAACAAGTTTAAAGTATTTGTGGGCACCTGTGCCATGCAAAAAGTTGGCACACCAACTATAATATTTccagctttttcttattttttttgtaataacctACTGGTCAGTGCCATTACAAGCAAGATCGCAATGTTCATTTTGTTGAACTACGTTTCCATAGAACTGCCTTTGCTGCtgttaataaatgtgtaaaGACCATGCTGGTTACAGGCTGGTTTAAGTGTGGTTCCTCAGTGGGTTACATGTTTGGCTTCCTTAAACATATCTTTTTCACTTTGTTAAACCGTGCTTCATTTTGTTTCTggaagttaataaaaaaataaaaattaaattgcatTGACAATCAttagtaaatgtttatttacctGCACCACACCTCCAGGATTTACCCCAATCATTAAACAAATGCCTCTGAAGGCCGAATCTTTTTCCTCATTGTCCCTGATGTTTCGGAGCGACTGACACCTGAATTACAGAAaatttaattgtgtaaaaaaatttgtgtaaaaaataaataagtaaacaaagatatattaataatcaaatgtaaaaaaatcaaatatccATGTGTTACATGGAAGGTAGGATTAGGAAGGCAGGGTTAAAAGACTCACCATGGTCGTATGAACTGAGGCAGCATGGGTGCCACCTCCTGAGGACAAACGTATCCCAGCCGACCAATTGTGATGGCTGTTTcagaagagaataaaaaaaaaagtataatataaatgtgAAAGTCCACAGCTTTGATTGTTTTTCTGTGCCTGTATTACAGTTCATTATAAGATGTCAGCGTGGCACAGAAGGAAACCAGAAGTCACTCTGTGACAGTCATACCCGTGTTCTCCAGCAGGGTCTTGGGGGTATTGGGTCTATTTATAATCTCCACCAGGTTGTTAAGCACCAGTCCCACATATGGCTCCATCTCTGCACCTGAGACCACAAGAGAAAAACAGCTTAGAGACACAGTAAACATGGGATAGAGGAAAGCATCCAACCAAAACTAGGTACCACTAATCACTAGGGTTATTCATCTCAAGTAAAGTACAGCAGTCTGTTGTCACATCAACGTCCTTCCTATCTCACCTGTACAATCACCTCCCTGCTTCCTGTCACCTGACCCTGCAGAGATACCAAACACTGTCACTAGCCTGCCTGCAGCCTGGCATGCAAAAAACGAATGTGCGCACACACGCAAGATGCCTAGCAAAAGTTGTCCTAGCAGGTTTCTCAAAAGCTAATgacaattttatattaacattcCTTCGAGAAATACACAAACTTACTACATTATTAGAAACTCATGCACACCTATTCGAGGCAATCATACCAATCTTGTGCGAGAAGCGTGAtacataaaaacatacacatacatatcagGAGCTTTAAGTAaacgttcacatcaaacatgGGGGGAGGAGCTGTAGACTAAGACTAGACACTGtactgaaattttatttttaaaaaaaattctggtaaAATTTGGCTGTGGCATCACCAAGTCATAATTTGATAAGTCATTTAACTTAAAGCTTCTGGCTGGTCATGCATgggttcaaataaataaataaatgaataattaaataaatgaatgaatataaaaaGCAAAGCACAAGCAACGTAAACTGCTTTTCACCGAGGCTCCAGTGTGAAAAGAGCACAGATTTCTCCCATACCCGTTTTGTCCCAAGACTAAAACAGTTATGTGTAAAatctgcatttattattatataaccaAAGTTTAGGTAGATGGGATTTCCATTCCTGTCACACGGATATTTAAAACTTGCTTAATGGTAACCACCAGTATTACAAAATGCATTCAAACTCACCCATCTGTATGGAGATCTCGCCGATGGCCCAGGTGGCGTTATTACACACAGAAATGAACTCTGGATTTAGGTTTAACCCCAAAATAGGCATGAACTCAGCTGAAgaaaacatacacatatacatatatacacaaataaataaagaaaaagatttatatttaataaaaagaatttaGATTATAGTCATTGAACATCCCCAACACTCTGTACACGGGTGTGGTATAAAACCTTCTGCCAATGATTTATAGCATTTAGAGAGCAATTGCCCAGGCAGAACTCACAGATGCAGGGTTTGACATGAAGGAAGCAGGCCTTGGTTAGGTCTCCCAACAGCGCAAATGAGCTCTGCCTCACCTCTGGCATAGTGTCCTACagagaaaatattttaactacacatacatacatgcgtGCATGCATACACAAACGTACACAAGCTGTGATCGCAGGGAGACTGTCGAGGCGATTTTAGTTAGATTTTTGAGCAGTGCAATTTGCAAATTAATTTGATGCGATAGTATTaacttttgtttaatttgtgatAAAACAGCTATATTTCCTACTGATTATAAACCATTAAAGTCTTCTTAATGCCCTCTTCTCACTGAAACAGGAAACACCTATTGGGTACGGCATCTCCATGCTCATGTTTGATTCACTTGATAAGTAACTTGTGcagattttattattctttttaaatgtcataaCTCAACAATTAGTTTGTCCCCCCAATTAGTTTTTCTGCACCAGACTCCACTTCAATAGGTGGTAGTATTGCATTAATTGCTCATAAAATCAAAAGTGACTGGGGTAAAATGGATAACATGAacgcattttaatttttttgcgaAAATTGTGGTATTTTTAATTAGACAAGAATTATACATGAGAAAGTGTACTAAATAATTCAGTGTGTGATTAAGATTTAAGATTAATTAAACTGTATAATTGATTAAATCACACCTCTCTtatacagatagacagacactTCAGATACTTGATTGTTCCCGAAGGAAATTCCACACACTTGTGGTTTTGTCTCTTGGGTACCTGCATGCACTGGAAGAGGAGGGTCATGATGTTGCTGCGAGCCACGAGTCTCTCAACGTGTCCTCCCAGGCCCTCGGCCAAGCCACTCAGGAGATCCAAGGCCACAATCATGAAGTCTTTATCAGGAGCCTCGTACTGCTCTGGATGCTGGTTATACATCTACAAGGATGAAAGACGGATAAGGAAGTGCtcacttatttaaaataaaaattccatacacaaaaaaagtaaaggaTTTATCATCTAttcagttattttaaataaagtttgtcGAGTTCCTCAAATGTAAACCACAAATACAACATGTTCTACTAGACCTTTATTGGTAAACATGACTACATAACCTTTTTTGCAATAGTATTTGGTTCCACTGTAAAGCAAACTCAGGTTTAATAAAactatacatacatttttatatatatatatatatatatatatagaacaaATTACTACACTACACATACTTCTGATAAATTGCGACTACAGAGTTTTCAGGTATTACATCAATGGCTATACTTTACTGGGACACAGCAGAGCTAATATTACCAACATACCACTAACTATTTTAACTACACAGTCTGAGTGTTTGTGGTCATGTGCATGCTTTCACCATTGCCTGAGCGAGGGTTTTCTGCACCAGAGTGACACAGCGCTGATACACTGGTTCACAGTAGGGCAGGAAGCCACTCTGTAGAGCTGTGGCCACTGATgagagacactagagaacaAGAGAGAGGATCtcaccaaaaatattaccactGAGCAATATGCgacattgtatttaattaaataaagcatttaatttaTCCCATAATAATGTCCTTACCTCCAACAAGGGGAACAGATCCTTGTCCTCATCTTTCAGCTCATTCCATTTCTGGATCAGAGGGGGCATCAGTTTCTGAATATATTcctaaaagaaagtaaaataaacatagCAAATTTATAAGTTTAAGCGATTAATAATTTGGAGATAAAAATGCAGCATATAAaccaagatatatatatattttatttatttatttattttttttttatgagagaTCCTTAAGACAAGTGCTGAAAACCTACAGGCTGGTTGAGATGATGTCCCACAGAATCAGCCAGTGTCCCAATGGCATCATACAGAATGAGCAGGTTTTTGTGCTGGTATTTCCCAAAAGCGAAGACCAGTGTATCCAAAATAAAGCCAAGATAGGGAACAAGTTCTGTGCAAGCCTCCTCCTCCAGAGTTGCAAACGCGCTGTAAGAAAAAGGAAACATGAGCAAGGCTTCTAGGATATGGATTAAGTCAAGCTCGcactttcttctttgtctttcggctgttccctttagGGGTTGCCACatcaaatcatctgcctccatctaaccctctCCTCCACTTCCTCTTCTttcaccccaactaacttcatgttctccctcactgcatccataaatctcctctttggtcttcctttagactTCCTGCCtgtcagcatccttctaccgatatagtcacaatctctcctctgaacatgtccaaaacacctcaatctggcctctgactttatctccaaaacctctaacgtgggttgtccctctgataaactcattcttgatcctatccatccttgtcactcccaaaaagAACCtgaacatcttcatctctgctacctccaacactgactcactgtctctaagccgtagtgcaccgctggtctcaccactgtcttgaacaccttccctttcattcttgctgatacccTTGTCACATAACTCACCTGACACTTTTCCCCCatttcaacctgcctgtacccgcctcttcacctcctttctaCACTCTGTTACTCTGGACTgctgaccctaagtacttaaagtcctgcaccctctttacctctgctccctgtagcctcaccattcCACTTCACAGGTCACCATTTATCATTCACACaaatgtattctgtcttgctatgGCTAACCGTTATTCCTTTGCTTTCTAGAGCGTACCTCCATCTCTCTAGAATTTCCTtaacctgttccctgctctcgctacaaagcacaatgtcatctgcaagcTCACAATTTAATGCgtcttaaaacaaataaatcctaAACGACACTGAAAACACATGTCCTGCCAATGGAACTGGAAGCAAAAGTATGACACTAGAATAATGTCAAAGTTAGTTAAGTGCAAATGAGAAACACCGCAAGGATTTAGAAGAGCTCTGCATGCAAATCAAACAGCcacgcacacatttatttttggcAGTGTAGTATGGGAACCTGTGTATGGCATtacattactatatatatatatataaaaaaaaaaatcatgcaagtGAAATAAAGCATATAGCATGAATAACTAATATAAAAGTGTTACGTTCACATAATCTTGATAATTATTTTGGCCTAAATAGTGCAGCTTTAGAACAAAGCACATTCATCATTTCTTGTTCAACTATAACTTGATTGTCTAAAATCTACATAGTAATTGCTCCTATTGTTTCTTTTTCACACATACCTGCAGGCGGCCTCCTGCACCCTCTTATTGCCATCAAGAATGCGTTTCAGCAGCTCCGTCATGAGGGGTTTGAGGTAGGCGTCAGGCGGCTGGCTCACCACCCAGTGAGCGTAGCGGCTCAGCGTCCAGCAAGCAATGGAGCGAACCAGAGCTTTCTTATCACACAGACACTGAATTAGGTGAGGAATCAACTCTGGCAGGTAGGGAACCATTCCCTGGACACACCCTATACAGGGGAAAGTATaaacacagaaaataataaGTGGGAAGTTCTGCTTACTCAGTTAAAACAACTGTATGCTACAATCTGAGAATtagaaaggcaaaaaaaaaaaaaaaaaaaaaaattatatatatatatatatatatatatatatatatatatatatatatatatatattatatataaaatctgcATGTTAAATAACTGGATAGCAAATTTGATTACCCTCAGCAATGGCCCCGAGGACCAGGATGCCGGACTCCTTGATCACCCAATCTGGGTGAAACAGCAGGTCTTTGAGCAGAGGGAGCAGGTGGGGCAGCAGTTCATCCCGAAACACATTCGCCAAAACATCCAGAGCTGCAGCTGAGCAtttacctaaaaataaataaatgatgctcATTCTGTatctatttcttttaaacaatatCGTTTTAACAGTTTAAACTTGCACAAAAGAAATATCCCTACAAGAATGCTTTCAAATATATTATGCTTCAAGCCGGTGTaatttagtaatatttttggtTAAATCCCAATTACTCATTACTTTATGTATAACTAacagtttaaaatgtattagttaTTCATATGACTTCTACATATGTTATTTCAACTTCTACTGattaatctatttttatttttaacttaattgcggtggtttttggttttgttcttAATTCTTTATAATTTGCTGTTTTGAGTTACCATACATGTTCAATGTCCTCGGGTGTTGAAAAGGCACTCATTACTAAAACGCATCAATATAATTATTTCAGCTTAAGGCAAAATGAGTCTGGAACGTGTGGTTTTGCCTCACTGGGCTCACAGTGGATCAGACAGTATGAATACTTCAACATCATGGACAGTCAAGGTATAGCTTATCGTCACCTCCACTCAATCCAGCAAGGCTCTCACCACGTCATATAACGTTTATTCATAAGCTTCCATCACTACACACTAACTAATGCTGTGTAAACATCTCTTACCTAAAAACGGATGCACTTTCCTCTTACAAATGCAAAGAAATACGAGTAAGAAAACGTAACCTGAGAAGGGTAGGTGTGAGCACTTACGTAGATTCCAGTCAGACAGAGTGtcgtcatcgtcatcatcatctt of the Clarias gariepinus isolate MV-2021 ecotype Netherlands chromosome 16, CGAR_prim_01v2, whole genome shotgun sequence genome contains:
- the tnpo2a gene encoding transportin-2 isoform X2; its protein translation is MEWQPDEQGLQQVLQLLKDSQSPNTATQRAVQQKLEQLNQFPDFNNYLIFVLTRLKSEDEPTRSLSGLILKNNVKAHYQNFPPAVADFIKQECLSNIGDPSPLIRATIGILITTIASKGELQTWPELLPQLCNLLNSEDYNTCEGSFGALQKICEDSSELLDSDALNRPLNIMIPKFLQFFKHCSPKIRSHAIACVNQFIIGRAQALMDNIDTFIESLFALAADEDSEVRKNVCRALVMLLEVRIDRLIPHMHSIVQYMLQRTQDPDENVALEACEFWLTLAEQPICKEVLSGHLVQLIPILVNGMKYSEIDIILLKGDVEEDEAVPDSEQDIKPRFHKSRTVTLQHEGGEGEEGEDIDEDDDDDDDTLSDWNLRKCSAAALDVLANVFRDELLPHLLPLLKDLLFHPDWVIKESGILVLGAIAEGCVQGMVPYLPELIPHLIQCLCDKKALVRSIACWTLSRYAHWVVSQPPDAYLKPLMTELLKRILDGNKRVQEAACSAFATLEEEACTELVPYLGFILDTLVFAFGKYQHKNLLILYDAIGTLADSVGHHLNQPEYIQKLMPPLIQKWNELKDEDKDLFPLLECLSSVATALQSGFLPYCEPVYQRCVTLVQKTLAQAMMYNQHPEQYEAPDKDFMIVALDLLSGLAEGLGGHVERLVARSNIMTLLFQCMQDTMPEVRQSSFALLGDLTKACFLHVKPCISEFMPILGLNLNPEFISVCNNATWAIGEISIQMGAEMEPYVGLVLNNLVEIINRPNTPKTLLENTAITIGRLGYVCPQEVAPMLPQFIRPWCQSLRNIRDNEEKDSAFRGICLMIGVNPGGVVQDFIFFCDAVASWVNPKEDLRDMFYKILHGFKDQVGEENWQQFCEQFPPQLKERLSACYGV
- the tnpo2a gene encoding transportin-2 isoform X1 is translated as MEWQPDEQGLQQVLQLLKDSQSPNTATQRAVQQKLEQLNQFPDFNNYLIFVLTRLKSEDEPTRSLSGLILKNNVKAHYQNFPPAVADFIKQECLSNIGDPSPLIRATIGILITTIASKGELQTWPELLPQLCNLLNSEDYNTCEGSFGALQKICEDSSELLDSDALNRPLNIMIPKFLQFFKHCSPKIRSHAIACVNQFIIGRAQALMDNIDTFIESLFALAADEDSEVRKNVCRALVMLLEVRIDRLIPHMHSIVQYMLQRTQDPDENVALEACEFWLTLAEQPICKEVLSGHLVQLIPILVNGMKYSEIDIILLKGDVEEDEAVPDSEQDIKPRFHKSRTVTLQHEGGEGEEGEDIDEDDDDDDDTLSDWNLRKCSAAALDVLANVFRDELLPHLLPLLKDLLFHPDWVIKESGILVLGAIAEGCVQGMVPYLPELIPHLIQCLCDKKALVRSIACWTLSRYAHWVVSQPPDAYLKPLMTELLKRILDGNKRVQEAACSAFATLEEEACTELVPYLGFILDTLVFAFGKYQHKNLLILYDAIGTLADSVGHHLNQPEYIQKLMPPLIQKWNELKDEDKDLFPLLECLSSVATALQSGFLPYCEPVYQRCVTLVQKTLAQAMMYNQHPEQYEAPDKDFMIVALDLLSGLAEGLGGHVERLVARSNIMTLLFQCMQDTMPEVRQSSFALLGDLTKACFLHVKPCISEFMPILGLNLNPEFISVCNNATWAIGEISIQMGSGDRKQGGDCTGAEMEPYVGLVLNNLVEIINRPNTPKTLLENTAITIGRLGYVCPQEVAPMLPQFIRPWCQSLRNIRDNEEKDSAFRGICLMIGVNPGGVVQDFIFFCDAVASWVNPKEDLRDMFYKILHGFKDQVGEENWQQFCEQFPPQLKERLSACYGV